A window from Pseudomonadota bacterium encodes these proteins:
- the moaA gene encoding GTP 3',8-cyclase MoaA, which translates to MTASGANTVKLPEIKLVDKYKRRLDYLRISVTDRCNMQCIYCMPNERIQKLLCSEILSYEEMLKIAKIFVKLGISKIRVTGGEPLVRKGVCDFLMKIGCLDGVSDLSITTNGILLKEKIEKIKAAGIKRLNISMDTLKKYKFKSITGIDAFDGVWESIMTAHAMGFYPIKLNVVVLSGINDDELVDFAKLTFTYPFHIRFIEYMPIGTSQLTSRQLFAPEIKSIISSIGRLNPVERNQFDGPAQRFKFENAKGEIGFIRPISEHFCDSCNRLRLTASGKLKTCLLSDVETDLKTPLRNGCSDNELAGIILGAIYDKPFEHPLASKFASVISGHMSNIGG; encoded by the coding sequence ATGACAGCAAGTGGTGCAAATACCGTAAAACTTCCTGAAATAAAACTGGTTGATAAATATAAACGCAGACTTGACTATCTTCGTATATCTGTTACCGACCGCTGTAATATGCAATGCATATATTGCATGCCCAATGAAAGGATTCAGAAACTTCTATGTAGTGAAATTTTAAGTTATGAGGAAATGCTGAAGATAGCAAAAATATTTGTTAAACTTGGGATTTCAAAAATACGTGTAACCGGTGGCGAGCCGCTAGTGAGAAAAGGGGTTTGTGATTTCTTAATGAAAATAGGCTGTTTAGATGGAGTTTCTGATCTTTCAATTACAACTAATGGTATTTTATTAAAAGAAAAAATCGAAAAAATTAAAGCTGCCGGTATTAAGCGGCTTAATATCAGCATGGATACCTTAAAGAAATATAAATTCAAAAGTATAACCGGTATTGATGCTTTCGATGGGGTATGGGAAAGCATAATGACAGCGCATGCTATGGGCTTTTATCCGATAAAACTTAACGTGGTTGTTTTAAGTGGAATAAATGACGATGAGCTGGTAGATTTTGCTAAGCTGACTTTTACTTATCCCTTTCATATCAGATTTATAGAATATATGCCTATAGGTACATCACAGCTGACCTCCAGACAGCTTTTTGCTCCTGAAATAAAAAGTATCATAAGTTCCATCGGCCGCCTTAATCCTGTTGAAAGAAACCAGTTTGACGGCCCAGCGCAACGTTTTAAATTTGAAAATGCTAAAGGAGAAATAGGATTCATAAGACCTATAAGCGAACATTTTTGCGATAGTTGTAACAGGCTCAGGTTGACGGCAAGTGGTAAACTTAAAACCTGCCTGCTATCGGATGTTGAAACAGATCTTAAAACTCCGCTTAGAAACGGCTGTTCTGACAATGAGCTGGCTGGTATTATTCTTGGGGCGATTTATGATAAGCCTTTTGAACATCCCCTTGCCTCAAAATTCGCAAGTGTTATTTCAGGTCATATGTCTAATATCGGTGGCTGA